In the Litoribacterium kuwaitense genome, one interval contains:
- a CDS encoding XtrA/YqaO family protein, which translates to MKPLTVRESSRLIDLNDREQDKPFIIVASHGSMKYAELPHHGETKVITHQGQVKRIRFDEGEEF; encoded by the coding sequence GTGAAGCCATTGACTGTACGCGAGTCAAGTAGATTGATCGATTTAAACGATCGAGAGCAGGACAAGCCGTTCATTATTGTCGCAAGTCATGGAAGTATGAAGTACGCCGAGCTTCCACACCATGGGGAAACGAAGGTGATCACTCATCAAGGGCAAGTGAAACGCATTAGATTTGATGAAGGGGAAGAATTTTAA
- a CDS encoding sulfite exporter TauE/SafE family protein: MDLAAGLILLLIGIFAGGYGTIVGAGGGFIFVPALLLLMNVEPAVAAGSGLVIVLINAISGAMGYARQKKIQYAVGVKIAAGAIPGSLAGVWILQMYSSSYFYIVFATVLVGLGTFLLIKNSKKRAETAATAEALSAGQYTAAKLVPVGILMGILSSYLGIGGGFLLVPILIYLFKMPTYAATATSIFSLTLYTSSGAIMQMYLGNIDWSIVVWGGVGVLLGSQLGVLLSRKISARGIIQMLAILLIVIGFRLYFQ, encoded by the coding sequence ATGGATTTGGCAGCAGGATTGATATTGCTTTTAATTGGAATATTTGCAGGGGGGTATGGCACGATTGTCGGTGCTGGTGGCGGTTTTATTTTCGTGCCGGCGCTGCTTTTATTGATGAATGTCGAGCCAGCCGTTGCAGCTGGATCAGGGTTAGTTATTGTTCTCATCAATGCGATATCAGGAGCGATGGGATATGCTCGGCAAAAAAAGATTCAGTACGCTGTTGGGGTCAAAATTGCTGCTGGGGCGATTCCAGGTTCACTTGCTGGGGTATGGATATTGCAAATGTACTCATCGTCGTATTTTTATATTGTTTTTGCGACTGTTCTCGTCGGACTGGGCACATTTTTGCTTATCAAAAATTCGAAGAAACGAGCAGAAACGGCGGCAACCGCAGAAGCACTGTCTGCCGGGCAGTATACTGCGGCAAAGTTAGTGCCTGTCGGTATTCTCATGGGGATATTATCTAGTTATCTCGGGATTGGTGGCGGATTTTTGCTTGTTCCCATCTTGATTTATTTGTTTAAGATGCCAACATACGCAGCGACAGCAACGTCAATTTTTTCGTTGACCCTGTATACAAGTAGTGGTGCGATCATGCAAATGTACTTAGGAAATATCGATTGGAGCATTGTTGTTTGGGGGGGCGTCGGTGTTTTACTCGGTTCGCAGCTCGGGGTGCTGCTGTCACGGAAAATCTCGGCGCGCGGTATCATTCAGATGCTGGCAATCTTGTTAATTGTCATTGGCTTCCGCTTGTATTTTCAATGA
- a CDS encoding MFS transporter encodes MNQVNALDKVGIPSKLAWGYLGVLIFMMGDGLEIGWLSPWLIEQGFTVQHTSLLFSAYGVTIAISSWFSGVLVEALGTKKTMLAGLILYILGTSGFIAFGINSLSLTWMVPFYALRGFGYPLFAYSFLVWIAYRADKNRLGSAVGWFWFVFTGGLNVLGAYYSVLAIEAMGHVNTLWSSIFWVCLGAFFALVLNKDKLERKSDQNAAEKLQEIKKGMTIAIEEPKVLLGGIVRTINTTAQFAFPVFLPTYLATHGIPTSTWLSIWGAIFTSNIVFNLIFGVVGDKIGWRNTIMYFGGIGCGLSTLGLYYAPAWFEGNIWAVGAIGMIWGALLAAYVPLSALVPSLVKSDKGAAMSILNLGAGLPTFIGPAIVGLTIGIVGDAGVMWIFAGLYFLSAFLTKFITLPDDFQANPSAEVAATKSS; translated from the coding sequence ATGAATCAAGTGAATGCATTGGATAAAGTCGGTATCCCCTCGAAGCTTGCCTGGGGATACTTAGGCGTTCTCATCTTTATGATGGGGGATGGACTAGAGATCGGCTGGCTCAGCCCTTGGCTGATCGAACAAGGGTTCACTGTGCAGCATACGAGCTTACTGTTTTCAGCCTACGGGGTGACGATCGCGATCTCTTCGTGGTTTTCCGGGGTGCTCGTGGAAGCCTTAGGAACGAAAAAAACGATGCTCGCCGGACTTATTCTCTATATTTTAGGAACTTCCGGATTTATCGCCTTTGGAATTAACTCGTTAAGCTTGACGTGGATGGTGCCATTTTACGCCTTACGCGGATTTGGTTATCCACTGTTCGCCTACTCATTCTTAGTATGGATCGCCTATCGTGCCGACAAAAACCGGCTCGGCTCAGCGGTCGGCTGGTTCTGGTTTGTCTTTACCGGCGGCTTAAACGTGCTTGGCGCGTATTACTCTGTCTTAGCCATTGAAGCGATGGGGCATGTGAACACGTTGTGGAGCTCCATTTTCTGGGTATGCCTCGGTGCCTTCTTTGCCCTTGTCTTAAATAAAGACAAGCTCGAGCGGAAAAGTGACCAAAATGCGGCTGAGAAACTTCAGGAAATTAAGAAAGGTATGACAATCGCAATCGAAGAGCCTAAAGTGCTGCTCGGCGGAATTGTTCGGACGATTAATACGACAGCTCAGTTCGCCTTCCCAGTCTTTTTGCCGACCTATCTTGCGACACACGGCATTCCGACATCAACGTGGCTCAGCATCTGGGGGGCGATTTTCACGAGTAATATTGTATTTAACCTCATCTTTGGTGTCGTCGGTGACAAAATTGGCTGGCGCAATACGATTATGTATTTTGGCGGCATCGGCTGCGGGTTGTCGACGCTCGGGCTTTACTACGCTCCGGCTTGGTTTGAAGGAAACATTTGGGCGGTCGGTGCGATCGGGATGATTTGGGGAGCCTTGCTCGCTGCCTACGTACCATTATCCGCACTCGTTCCATCACTCGTGAAAAGCGACAAAGGAGCGGCGATGTCGATCTTAAACCTAGGTGCTGGCTTGCCTACGTTCATCGGCCCTGCGATCGTTGGACTGACGATCGGTATCGTCGGTGATGCTGGTGTCATGTGGATTTTCGCTGGCCTTTATTTCTTAAGTGCCTTTCTGACAAAATTTATTACGCTGCCGGACGACTTTCAAGCCAATCCGTCTGCAGAGGTCGCTGCGACGAAATCAAGCTAG
- a CDS encoding four-helix bundle copper-binding protein: protein MSHEQYASTIQALHACMEACNHCYDACLKEEDMQMMAECIRLDRECADICGYLEQALVRGTPFAKELASVCATICEACGNECKKHAHDHCQQCADACFTCAEACRAIA from the coding sequence ATGTCACATGAACAGTATGCGTCTACGATTCAAGCTTTGCACGCATGTATGGAGGCGTGTAACCATTGCTACGATGCCTGCCTGAAAGAAGAAGACATGCAAATGATGGCGGAATGTATTCGCTTGGATCGGGAGTGTGCCGACATTTGCGGCTACCTTGAACAAGCGCTCGTGCGCGGAACCCCCTTTGCCAAAGAGTTGGCGAGCGTCTGTGCCACGATTTGTGAAGCGTGTGGGAACGAATGCAAAAAGCATGCCCACGATCATTGCCAACAATGCGCTGATGCATGTTTTACGTGTGCCGAAGCCTGCCGCGCGATTGCGTAA
- a CDS encoding phage tail sheath family protein, with protein sequence MAGGTWTTQNKVRPGLYVNVESVPAAVGTLGERGTTTLALPLSWGPTKQIITIQSGEDIQTVLGYDMTDEKMLLIREALKRAATLLLYRLNTGTHASVTVGEAGSGEEGETQTGTTLTAQAKYPGVRGNDLAVAIQSNVDQPAQFDVKVFLAGREVEAHTVATAADVNSAWVELAGELQTSAGLTLSGGEDGEVTNEDHTDYLTAIQVESFQTVSLSSTEQSLKELYAAFVNRLREDEGVKIQAVLENDTLPDSEGVISVQNGVILADGTVLSAAEATAWVAGATAAATVNQSLTYSAYDGAVDVNPRLTNTEIESALRDGAFLFTHSDGRAIVEQDINTFTSYTPTKRQHFSKNRVVRVLDGISNDVKRIFESFYIGQVDNNDDGRNMFRQEIVNHLSALQGMNAIQNVDSQTDVAVVAGQDSDIFIKDVIILNDILTFATLLVPIIAALVEVTKRTVAYPKNFVPLVALLLGIIVGLLAAPFSDLVVAFRLWAGALAGLAATGLFEISNPRPGTTKRLEQ encoded by the coding sequence ATGGCAGGAGGAACTTGGACGACGCAAAATAAAGTACGCCCTGGATTATATGTAAACGTGGAGAGTGTACCGGCTGCGGTCGGAACACTTGGTGAGCGTGGAACGACGACGCTGGCATTACCACTAAGCTGGGGTCCGACAAAACAAATCATCACAATTCAGTCAGGAGAGGACATTCAGACGGTCCTTGGCTATGACATGACGGATGAAAAAATGCTGTTGATTCGTGAGGCGTTGAAACGCGCCGCAACCCTGCTGTTGTACCGTTTAAATACGGGTACACACGCGAGTGTCACGGTTGGAGAAGCAGGCAGCGGAGAGGAAGGGGAGACACAAACTGGTACTACATTGACAGCACAAGCGAAATATCCTGGCGTTCGCGGCAACGATTTAGCGGTGGCGATTCAAAGCAATGTCGATCAGCCTGCGCAATTTGACGTGAAGGTATTTCTTGCCGGGCGTGAGGTGGAGGCACATACCGTCGCGACCGCTGCTGACGTGAATAGTGCTTGGGTCGAGCTTGCAGGCGAATTGCAGACGAGTGCTGGCTTGACGCTTTCTGGCGGAGAGGATGGCGAGGTGACCAATGAGGACCACACGGATTATTTGACGGCGATTCAAGTAGAAAGCTTTCAAACCGTCAGCCTGAGTTCGACCGAGCAAAGCTTGAAGGAGCTTTATGCAGCCTTCGTAAACCGACTTCGTGAGGACGAAGGGGTTAAAATTCAAGCCGTCTTGGAAAATGACACTTTACCGGACAGTGAAGGCGTCATTTCGGTGCAAAATGGCGTCATTTTAGCGGACGGCACCGTCTTGAGTGCGGCGGAAGCGACCGCTTGGGTTGCAGGCGCAACCGCGGCGGCAACGGTCAATCAATCGTTAACGTACAGTGCCTATGACGGCGCTGTCGATGTAAATCCGCGGCTGACAAATACAGAAATCGAATCCGCGTTACGCGACGGTGCGTTTCTGTTTACTCATTCGGACGGACGAGCGATCGTCGAACAAGACATTAACACCTTTACCTCGTACACGCCGACGAAGCGTCAGCACTTCAGTAAAAACCGTGTCGTTCGTGTGCTAGACGGGATCAGCAACGACGTTAAACGTATTTTTGAATCATTTTACATCGGTCAGGTCGACAACAACGACGACGGTCGGAATATGTTCCGTCAGGAGATTGTCAACCATTTATCGGCACTCCAAGGGATGAACGCCATTCAAAACGTCGATTCCCAAACGGACGTTGCGGTGGTCGCTGGCCAGGATTCGGACATTTTTATAAAGGACGTGATCATTTTGAACGACATTCTCACCTTTGCGACGCTCCTCGTGCCGATCATTGCCGCACTCGTCGAAGTAACGAAGCGAACGGTCGCTTACCCGAAAAATTTCGTTCCGCTCGTGGCGCTTTTGCTTGGGATCATCGTCGGCCTGCTGGCCGCACCATTTTCCGACCTCGTCGTCGCTTTCCGGCTTTGGGCAGGCGCTCTTGCAGGGCTGGCGGCGACGGGACTGTTTGAAATCAGCAATCCCCGCCCCGGAACGACAAAGCGTCTTGAACAATAA
- a CDS encoding LysR family transcriptional regulator → MNMDTFALFCLVVEDGSITQAAQKRYISQPAATKQIRQLENDYNTLLFHRGENKLHLTEAGKALYPFAKEMLEYYEQSKEAITMLSDTSNLLLRLGASLTIGEYILPDVLGRFRSEHETFSFNLSLGNTPDILDQLHANDIDIAFVESSFSHDPDMIIFPFAEDELILVTAKDHPWTKRSPIPIAQLKEEQFIWREPTSGTRAMIENALKEQGMFLETHRFMELGSMQSIKSAVEAGLGVSIIPRQCVTKEITFGTLQEVPIRDFTLTRKLHMVQKKRRFQKAGIAQLAAFMQKDV, encoded by the coding sequence ATGAATATGGACACATTTGCATTGTTTTGCCTCGTGGTGGAAGATGGCAGCATTACCCAAGCCGCCCAAAAGCGCTACATATCACAGCCAGCAGCAACGAAACAAATTCGCCAGCTGGAGAACGACTACAACACGCTCTTATTTCATCGTGGAGAAAACAAGCTGCACCTCACCGAAGCAGGTAAAGCGCTCTACCCTTTTGCAAAAGAAATGCTAGAATACTACGAACAGTCTAAAGAAGCGATTACGATGCTTTCAGATACATCAAATCTTTTACTACGCTTAGGCGCCAGCCTCACGATTGGAGAATATATATTACCCGACGTTTTAGGTCGCTTTAGGAGTGAGCATGAAACGTTTAGTTTTAACCTTTCGCTCGGAAACACGCCTGACATTCTCGACCAGTTACATGCCAATGATATCGACATCGCCTTTGTCGAGAGCTCTTTTTCTCACGATCCCGACATGATCATTTTCCCGTTTGCCGAAGATGAGCTCATCTTAGTCACCGCCAAAGACCATCCTTGGACAAAGCGTAGCCCGATTCCAATTGCCCAGCTCAAAGAAGAACAATTCATCTGGCGTGAGCCTACTTCTGGCACACGAGCAATGATTGAAAATGCCTTAAAGGAACAGGGCATGTTTCTCGAAACGCATCGCTTTATGGAGCTCGGCAGTATGCAATCGATTAAAAGTGCCGTCGAAGCCGGCTTAGGCGTCAGCATCATCCCCCGACAGTGCGTCACCAAAGAAATCACCTTTGGCACCTTACAGGAAGTCCCCATTCGAGATTTCACGCTCACGCGCAAGCTACACATGGTGCAAAAAAAACGCCGCTTCCAAAAAGCCGGCATTGCCCAGTTGGCGGCTTTTATGCAAAAGGACGTATAA
- a CDS encoding alkaline phosphatase, which produces MFSKPLVKKIAPLAAATTLAVTSLIGTAQQAEASDQQTEDIKNVIFLVGDGMGPSFTTMYRYYKDNPDTPVMEMTEFDPYLVGLQSTYPGDLEQNITDSAAAATTMSSGVKTYNGAIAVDMEKQNVETVLEMAKMEGKSTGLVATSQVNHATPAAFGAHNESRQNYNEIADDYFDLMIDGNHVVDVILGGGTDYFDREDRNLINEFEKDGYSYVTNREQMMNDDNEQVLGLFAPVGMDKMIDRNENTPSLNEMTESALDRLNKNDDGFFLMVEGSQIDWAGHDNDVVGVMSEMEDFEEAFATAIDFAKEDGETLVVATADHSTGGMSIGRAGSYEWDPAALKKAKRSPDFMAKQIADGAGVEGTLRKYIDFELTADEIQAVKDSAVNGNATLIDNAIERIFDVRSGTGWTTGGHTAVDVPVYAFGPGLDMFTGQIDNADTGFGLIEAITGERPE; this is translated from the coding sequence TTGTTTTCAAAGCCACTAGTAAAAAAAATTGCTCCGCTCGCCGCAGCTACTACGCTCGCAGTCACAAGCCTCATCGGAACAGCACAACAAGCAGAAGCTTCAGATCAGCAAACAGAAGACATTAAAAATGTGATCTTTCTTGTTGGTGATGGGATGGGGCCATCATTTACGACGATGTACCGATACTACAAAGACAACCCTGACACGCCCGTTATGGAGATGACCGAATTTGATCCATATCTGGTAGGGCTTCAATCTACATACCCTGGCGATTTAGAACAGAACATTACCGACTCTGCAGCTGCAGCTACGACAATGTCCTCTGGTGTAAAGACATACAACGGCGCCATTGCGGTTGATATGGAAAAACAAAATGTTGAAACCGTCCTTGAAATGGCGAAAATGGAAGGCAAGTCAACCGGACTCGTGGCAACTTCGCAAGTGAATCACGCTACGCCAGCAGCATTTGGTGCGCATAACGAGTCACGGCAAAATTACAATGAAATTGCTGACGATTATTTCGACCTCATGATTGATGGAAATCACGTCGTTGACGTCATTCTCGGTGGCGGTACAGATTATTTCGATCGTGAAGACCGTAACCTGATTAACGAATTTGAAAAAGATGGCTACAGTTATGTCACGAATCGTGAGCAAATGATGAATGATGACAACGAACAAGTTCTCGGTCTGTTTGCACCTGTTGGCATGGACAAAATGATCGACCGTAACGAAAACACACCCTCACTTAATGAAATGACGGAATCTGCACTTGATCGTTTAAATAAAAACGATGACGGCTTTTTCCTCATGGTTGAAGGAAGCCAAATCGATTGGGCTGGTCATGACAATGACGTTGTCGGTGTAATGAGTGAAATGGAAGACTTTGAGGAAGCATTTGCAACAGCGATCGACTTTGCTAAAGAAGACGGCGAAACGCTCGTCGTTGCCACAGCTGATCATTCGACAGGTGGCATGTCCATTGGCCGCGCCGGCTCATATGAATGGGACCCAGCAGCCCTAAAAAAGGCAAAGCGTTCTCCAGACTTTATGGCAAAACAAATTGCTGATGGTGCAGGTGTTGAAGGAACGCTAAGGAAGTATATCGATTTTGAACTCACTGCTGATGAAATCCAGGCTGTAAAAGATTCGGCTGTAAACGGGAATGCAACACTCATCGACAACGCGATCGAACGTATTTTTGACGTACGAAGCGGTACTGGTTGGACAACCGGCGGACACACTGCTGTCGATGTTCCTGTATATGCATTCGGCCCAGGCTTAGACATGTTTACTGGTCAAATCGACAATGCCGATACTGGCTTTGGTCTCATTGAAGCAATCACTGGTGAAAGACCTGAATAA
- a CDS encoding serine hydrolase domain-containing protein, with protein sequence MGKHHTRRFEQIFTRFTRKKNIYEGSLLIENKTGDFSFYQSYSGLTVDSPLLMASITKLFTTTCILRLLEQGKISLDEKIAAYFDKQLLEGLHMYRGQDYSFDLTIYDLLFQTSGLPDIYEERKNSMKSRVIQEDFHLSFEEIIEKTKHLKPHFAPNSKGKAYYADVNFDLLGEIIKKASDQTLSDAYKQFIVSPLDLVATYLIEGENDKMPHIYYKDQQLHRPMFIQNSASGGSVTTTAELMVFIKAFFGSKLFNKTIFTTLATYRKLQIMMGPIHYGGGYMQIPLGGASTLFQGEGELIGHSGSTGSLAFYHPQKDLYFVGNVNQMASAVPIRLAMQLAMAAK encoded by the coding sequence ATGGGAAAGCATCATACACGTCGATTTGAACAAATATTCACACGTTTTACAAGAAAAAAGAATATTTATGAAGGCAGTCTTCTCATCGAGAATAAGACTGGTGATTTTTCTTTTTACCAAAGCTATAGCGGTTTGACTGTTGACTCACCGCTACTGATGGCAAGCATCACCAAATTGTTTACGACAACGTGTATTCTTCGCCTGCTGGAACAAGGAAAAATATCACTGGACGAAAAAATTGCAGCGTACTTTGACAAGCAGCTGCTCGAAGGGCTTCATATGTATCGCGGTCAAGATTACTCTTTTGACCTGACGATCTATGATTTACTGTTTCAGACGAGTGGCTTGCCTGACATTTATGAGGAAAGAAAAAACAGTATGAAGAGCCGTGTGATTCAAGAAGACTTTCATCTCTCTTTTGAAGAAATCATAGAAAAAACGAAACATTTAAAACCGCATTTCGCACCAAACAGTAAGGGAAAAGCGTATTATGCAGACGTTAATTTTGATTTACTCGGAGAGATTATTAAAAAAGCCAGTGATCAGACATTATCAGACGCGTACAAACAATTTATTGTTTCTCCGCTCGACCTTGTCGCTACCTATCTTATTGAAGGCGAAAATGACAAGATGCCTCATATTTATTATAAGGATCAACAACTTCATCGTCCTATGTTTATTCAAAATAGCGCGAGTGGTGGCTCTGTCACGACGACTGCTGAGTTGATGGTGTTCATAAAAGCTTTCTTTGGCAGTAAGCTCTTTAACAAAACCATTTTCACTACGTTGGCAACCTATCGAAAGCTGCAAATCATGATGGGGCCTATTCACTATGGGGGCGGATATATGCAAATTCCCTTAGGCGGGGCCTCTACACTCTTTCAAGGGGAGGGTGAGTTGATCGGACATTCCGGGTCAACTGGCTCTCTTGCTTTCTATCATCCGCAAAAAGACTTATATTTCGTCGGAAACGTTAACCAGATGGCCTCAGCGGTACCAATCCGGCTAGCGATGCAGCTTGCCATGGCCGCAAAATAA
- a CDS encoding alcohol dehydrogenase catalytic domain-containing protein, whose product MTQATVMSQAFRLTQPGRFEEVTLNHDMPDEHVAVKNELASICHADLRYFTGDRRKEALEKKLPMALFHEGIARVVASNTDDIEVGKRVVIVPNIPGYVRGHYTKEECCAPCRRGGEDNYCANSVFLGSGYDGVGQSHLVLPKENVVLIPDDLPDDIAILAELCSVSLHAISHVSDYLKQGNVAVFGDGPVGYLTAAMLHYVYHVPKENLIVFGAAEEKLAQFSFATTHLVFDFDFLGHQGITTVFECTGGRFSESAINQAIDLIEPEGKLVLMGVTEDRVPINTRDVLEKGIQLFGSSRSSTKEFADLMQYFRDQAYQEALRKLLPDQFVDIRTPADLTKAMNKAAEHKGWHKVILNFKWED is encoded by the coding sequence ATGACACAAGCAACGGTCATGTCACAGGCATTCCGCTTAACGCAGCCTGGCCGATTTGAAGAGGTCACCTTAAATCACGACATGCCCGATGAACATGTTGCTGTAAAAAATGAGCTGGCTAGTATTTGCCACGCCGACCTTCGTTACTTTACTGGAGACCGCCGAAAAGAAGCATTAGAAAAAAAGCTGCCGATGGCATTATTTCATGAAGGTATTGCCCGAGTCGTCGCATCCAATACAGACGACATTGAGGTAGGAAAAAGAGTTGTGATCGTTCCGAATATTCCGGGATATGTTCGCGGTCACTATACGAAAGAAGAGTGCTGTGCCCCTTGCCGGCGCGGTGGCGAGGATAACTATTGTGCAAATAGCGTCTTTCTTGGAAGCGGATATGACGGCGTCGGACAGAGCCATTTGGTCTTGCCAAAAGAAAATGTCGTCCTGATTCCAGACGATCTACCCGATGACATCGCGATTTTAGCTGAGCTCTGTTCTGTCTCTCTTCACGCCATATCGCATGTAAGCGATTACCTTAAACAAGGCAATGTTGCCGTGTTTGGTGACGGACCAGTCGGCTATTTAACGGCTGCGATGCTGCATTACGTCTACCATGTACCGAAGGAAAACTTAATCGTTTTTGGCGCTGCCGAGGAAAAACTGGCGCAATTTTCGTTTGCGACGACACATCTCGTCTTTGATTTTGATTTTCTCGGACATCAAGGGATTACGACGGTGTTTGAATGTACAGGAGGACGCTTTAGTGAAAGCGCCATTAACCAGGCGATCGATCTAATCGAGCCAGAAGGAAAGCTTGTCCTGATGGGGGTTACCGAAGACCGAGTCCCTATCAATACACGCGACGTGCTCGAAAAAGGGATTCAATTGTTTGGCAGCTCAAGAAGCTCAACGAAAGAGTTTGCTGATTTGATGCAGTATTTCAGAGATCAAGCGTACCAAGAAGCCTTACGAAAACTGCTACCTGATCAATTTGTCGACATTCGCACACCAGCGGATTTAACGAAGGCGATGAATAAAGCGGCTGAGCATAAAGGTTGGCACAAGGTCATTCTGAATTTTAAATGGGAGGATTAA
- a CDS encoding GNAT family N-acetyltransferase, translated as MITGKRVELRPVSLADFKRTYKWRNDEEVAVMSAGEDFFRYSHVSEEQLEDAFEKVIKMLDRRESCQFSIYTKDEPALHIGSIGYRDLNPVSRCCTLGISIGERAYWSKGYGSDAVNSLLRYLFQSMNIERVQLDTWSGNTRAIRSYEKCGFTIEGRLRNNAYVNGAYYDTIVMGILRKEYSL; from the coding sequence TTGATTACTGGAAAGCGTGTAGAGTTACGGCCTGTCTCCCTGGCCGATTTTAAACGGACGTACAAATGGCGTAACGATGAGGAAGTCGCCGTGATGTCTGCTGGAGAAGATTTTTTTCGTTACAGTCATGTGTCTGAGGAGCAGCTGGAAGACGCCTTTGAAAAAGTGATCAAAATGCTGGACCGGCGCGAGAGCTGTCAATTTTCGATTTATACGAAGGACGAGCCTGCGCTTCATATTGGCTCGATTGGGTATCGGGATCTTAATCCAGTCTCACGATGTTGCACATTAGGGATTAGCATCGGCGAGCGTGCCTATTGGAGCAAAGGCTATGGCTCGGACGCAGTCAACAGCTTGTTGCGTTATTTGTTTCAATCGATGAACATTGAGCGGGTGCAGTTGGACACGTGGAGTGGCAATACGCGCGCCATTCGTTCGTATGAGAAGTGCGGGTTTACGATTGAAGGACGATTGCGTAACAATGCATACGTGAACGGTGCTTACTATGATACGATCGTGATGGGGATTTTACGAAAAGAATATTCCCTTTAA
- a CDS encoding DUF6624 domain-containing protein: protein MNSEFRQQLLQMQKQDLEVRERLLNAGELNRGYHPEMKSVHDDHQARLASLIEIHGFPTISLVGEDGHRAAWLIIQHSISHPSFLKEMLAQMKAFGRHQVNRTYVPYLDDRIHFYERAPQKYGTQFDYALDGVMRCWLLADAENVDLYRREVGLSPVEAVKAQMAKESKSVTVAEARAMRQEMEDWLIETGWCHEDDRTV, encoded by the coding sequence ATGAATAGTGAATTCCGGCAACAGCTTCTGCAGATGCAAAAGCAAGATCTTGAGGTGAGGGAGCGGCTTCTTAACGCTGGTGAATTAAATCGCGGCTACCATCCAGAGATGAAAAGTGTTCATGATGACCATCAAGCCAGGTTAGCGTCTTTGATTGAAATACACGGTTTTCCAACGATTTCGCTCGTTGGTGAAGACGGTCATAGGGCGGCGTGGCTCATCATTCAACACAGCATCAGCCATCCATCTTTCCTAAAAGAGATGCTGGCACAAATGAAAGCTTTTGGTCGGCATCAAGTTAACCGCACTTACGTTCCCTATCTTGACGATCGTATTCATTTTTATGAAAGAGCGCCTCAAAAGTATGGAACGCAATTTGATTACGCGCTAGATGGGGTGATGCGCTGTTGGCTTCTTGCGGATGCTGAGAACGTTGACCTTTATCGACGCGAGGTCGGATTATCACCAGTGGAAGCAGTGAAAGCACAGATGGCAAAAGAGTCTAAGAGTGTGACTGTTGCAGAAGCGAGAGCAATGAGACAGGAGATGGAGGACTGGCTGATCGAAACAGGCTGGTGTCATGAGGACGATCGGACGGTTTGA
- a CDS encoding DeoR/GlpR family DNA-binding transcription regulator: protein MLPIERKRMILAYVTERHIATVSELANEFNVHEATIRRDLSALENEGALYRTHGGVTIGDQEVQSEPPFIEREKTFYKEKERIGKYAASLIHDGDNVILDSGTTTLHIARELTTKKDVTVVTNDINIAATLRNHKHIKVIVTGGVIEPESYMLNGSLTDNALQTMNVHKAFIGTPAIHVNKGITHFDDNLVPAKKGMIEAAKVVIAVADHTKFGRISLHKVVDIKDVDMLITDTGLSESELDLWREIHMNMELV, encoded by the coding sequence ATGCTGCCGATTGAGCGAAAAAGAATGATTTTAGCATACGTAACTGAACGACACATTGCCACCGTTTCCGAATTAGCCAATGAATTTAACGTTCATGAGGCGACGATTCGCCGTGATTTATCCGCGCTGGAAAATGAAGGTGCGCTCTATCGTACCCACGGCGGCGTCACGATCGGTGATCAGGAGGTCCAGTCAGAGCCTCCCTTCATTGAACGGGAAAAAACGTTTTATAAAGAAAAAGAACGCATCGGGAAGTATGCCGCCTCCCTCATTCATGACGGTGACAATGTCATCCTTGATTCTGGGACGACGACACTGCACATTGCGCGTGAGCTGACGACGAAAAAAGATGTCACCGTCGTTACGAACGACATCAATATTGCCGCCACCTTGCGTAACCATAAGCACATTAAAGTGATCGTCACCGGCGGCGTCATTGAGCCGGAAAGCTATATGCTAAACGGCAGCCTGACCGACAACGCTCTGCAAACGATGAACGTCCACAAAGCGTTTATCGGCACGCCTGCCATTCACGTGAACAAAGGGATCACCCACTTCGATGACAACCTCGTCCCTGCGAAAAAAGGGATGATCGAGGCGGCGAAAGTTGTGATCGCGGTCGCCGACCATACGAAATTCGGGCGCATTTCGTTGCACAAAGTTGTTGATATCAAAGACGTCGATATGCTCATTACAGATACGGGATTGAGTGAAAGTGAGCTCGACCTGTGGCGCGAGATTCATATGAATATGGAGCTTGTGTAG